One Rhodococcus sp. P1Y DNA window includes the following coding sequences:
- a CDS encoding ABC transporter permease, with the protein MNLFSDAFSYIFDGGNWAGPTGIGARIIEHIWYSLLAVLISAAIAVPIGLLIGHLRRGEALVVGLVNALRSLPTLGILVFLVLVIGLGLMPPIIALVLLGIPPLLAGTYSGIANVDANVVDAARAMGMTELQVLFRVEIPNALPLIVGGLRNTTLQIIATATIAAYVNLGGLGRYIFDGLALYDYGRVLVGAILVAALTLVVDSLLALAVWASVPGTGRLSRTWKAPRTTAR; encoded by the coding sequence ATGAACCTGTTCTCGGACGCGTTCTCCTACATCTTCGACGGCGGTAACTGGGCAGGCCCGACCGGAATCGGCGCACGAATCATCGAGCACATTTGGTACAGCCTGCTCGCTGTGCTGATTTCGGCGGCCATCGCTGTCCCGATCGGATTGCTCATCGGTCACCTGCGCCGAGGTGAGGCCTTGGTGGTCGGGTTGGTCAACGCACTTCGATCACTGCCGACCCTGGGAATTTTGGTGTTCCTGGTGCTCGTCATCGGCCTCGGCCTGATGCCCCCGATCATCGCGCTGGTCCTCCTCGGCATTCCCCCGCTGCTCGCCGGAACCTATTCGGGCATAGCGAATGTCGACGCCAATGTCGTCGACGCTGCCCGAGCGATGGGGATGACCGAGCTGCAGGTGCTGTTCCGAGTCGAGATCCCGAATGCCCTGCCGCTCATAGTCGGAGGACTTCGCAACACGACCCTTCAGATCATCGCCACCGCGACCATCGCCGCCTACGTCAACCTCGGCGGGCTCGGGCGCTACATCTTCGACGGCCTTGCTCTCTACGACTACGGCCGCGTGCTCGTCGGCGCGATCTTGGTCGCTGCGCTCACACTCGTCGTCGATTCACTTCTCGCTCTTGCGGTCTGGGCCTCGGTTCCGGGCACCGGACGACTGAGTCGAACATGGAAAGCGCCCCGGACCACCGCCAGGTAA
- a CDS encoding NAD(P)-dependent malic enzyme, translating to MTTVTEPTSNTVDLPAITDEEIFLGHVGGKLTVELAAPLETQRDLSIAYTPGVAQVSRAIAQDADLAKQYTWTNRLVAVISDGSAVLGLGDIGPRASLPVMEGKAALFKKFADLNSIPIVLDTNDVDEIVDTIVRLRHSFGAVNLEDISAPRCFEIERRVIDALDCPVMHDDQHGTAIVALAALNGAAKFQGRSIAELKIVISGAGAAGVACANIFLAAGISDVVVLDSKGIVSADRADLNSVKVDLAARTNPRALSGSAGDALLGADVFLGVSAGQIDESYIASMAPESIVFALSNPDPEIHPHTAAKYAAIVATGRSDFPNQINNVLAFPGVFKGALDAGARRITEGMKLAAAEAILSVLGDELAADKIVPSPLDPRVAPAVADAVAAAARAEGVA from the coding sequence GTGACGACTGTGACCGAACCGACAAGCAACACCGTAGATCTGCCGGCCATCACCGACGAAGAAATTTTCCTCGGCCATGTCGGAGGCAAACTGACCGTCGAATTGGCGGCGCCGCTCGAGACTCAGCGTGACCTGTCCATCGCCTACACCCCGGGCGTCGCGCAGGTCAGCCGGGCAATCGCGCAGGATGCCGATTTGGCCAAGCAGTACACCTGGACGAACCGCCTGGTCGCCGTTATCTCCGACGGTTCTGCGGTGCTCGGTCTCGGCGATATCGGCCCACGCGCTTCTCTTCCCGTGATGGAAGGCAAAGCAGCACTGTTCAAGAAGTTCGCCGACCTCAATTCCATCCCGATCGTTCTCGACACCAACGACGTCGACGAGATCGTCGATACCATCGTGCGACTTCGCCACAGCTTCGGTGCCGTCAATCTGGAGGACATCTCCGCTCCCCGCTGCTTCGAGATCGAGCGTCGCGTCATCGATGCGCTCGACTGCCCGGTCATGCACGACGACCAGCACGGAACGGCCATTGTCGCCCTCGCGGCTCTGAACGGCGCGGCGAAGTTCCAGGGACGCAGCATCGCCGAGTTGAAGATCGTGATCTCCGGCGCCGGAGCAGCAGGCGTCGCGTGCGCGAACATCTTCCTCGCGGCGGGAATCTCGGATGTGGTGGTCCTGGACTCGAAGGGCATCGTGTCCGCCGATCGCGCCGACCTCAATTCCGTCAAGGTCGATCTGGCAGCTCGTACCAATCCGCGTGCGCTCTCGGGCAGCGCCGGAGACGCTTTGCTCGGCGCCGATGTGTTTCTCGGCGTCTCGGCCGGGCAGATCGACGAGAGCTACATCGCGTCGATGGCTCCCGAGTCGATCGTCTTCGCGCTGTCGAACCCCGACCCGGAGATTCACCCCCACACCGCTGCCAAATACGCCGCGATCGTGGCGACCGGACGCAGTGACTTCCCGAATCAGATCAACAATGTGCTCGCCTTCCCCGGCGTGTTCAAAGGCGCGCTCGACGCCGGAGCGCGACGTATCACCGAAGGCATGAAACTCGCCGCTGCCGAGGCAATCCTCTCGGTTCTCGGCGACGAGCTGGCTGCGGACAAAATTGTGCCGAGCCCGCTCGACCCACGCGTCGCCCCAGCCGTTGCGGACGCAGTCGCGGCAGCAGCGCGAGCCGAGGGTGTCGCGTAG
- a CDS encoding MarC family protein — translation MSFDTTLYLTVLITLFVIMDPPGAIPVFLSLVGRKSKEARNKAAWQAPAVSLTVITVFAIGGQAILNYLHIGIPALQGAGGLLLLIIALSLLTGRGAGGGSEAEDVNVALVPLGTPLMAGPGAIAAVIVYVSQADGHPGSLIAVALAIVTIHLVFFLVLRFSTVLIRILGEGGITLLARIAGLLLAAIAVQLIADSVRGFITGG, via the coding sequence GTGAGCTTCGATACGACGCTCTACCTCACGGTGCTGATCACGCTCTTCGTGATCATGGACCCGCCGGGCGCAATCCCGGTGTTCCTCTCGCTCGTGGGACGAAAGAGCAAAGAAGCGCGAAACAAGGCCGCCTGGCAGGCACCCGCGGTGTCACTGACGGTCATCACCGTGTTCGCCATCGGCGGGCAAGCGATCCTGAACTACTTGCACATCGGGATCCCCGCCTTGCAGGGAGCAGGCGGACTGCTCCTGCTCATCATCGCGCTGTCGCTGCTCACCGGTCGCGGCGCGGGCGGCGGATCCGAGGCGGAGGATGTCAACGTCGCCCTCGTGCCTCTCGGTACACCACTGATGGCGGGCCCTGGCGCGATCGCAGCCGTCATCGTCTACGTCAGCCAAGCCGACGGACATCCCGGATCGCTCATCGCGGTCGCACTCGCCATCGTGACCATCCACCTGGTGTTCTTTCTGGTTCTCAGATTCTCGACTGTTCTCATCCGCATCCTGGGCGAAGGTGGCATCACACTGCTCGCCCGGATCGCCGGTCTACTGCTGGCCGCAATCGCGGTCCAGCTCATCGCGGATTCCGTCCGCGGATTCATCACGGGAGGCTGA
- a CDS encoding PHP domain-containing protein produces the protein MLIDLHTHSSVSDGTDSPSELVRAARDRGLDVVAITDHDTTAGWDEALSAAPSGLVVVPGMEMSCVGRGEDGDPVPVHLLAYLFDPNNEVFAGELERLRSERAERIRLMAELLAADHPAIVPDEILAATGESAGRPHLARALVDAGIVGSVQEAFDSHLATDSPYYVAKIDTPLELAVEMIAAAGGVSVVAHARARSRGRLLDPTQIRELATLGLDGLEVFHADHNADDTRFMSDLADELGLIATGSSDYHGKNKVLELGEHTTEVDQYDRILAAASRVP, from the coding sequence GTGCTCATCGATCTCCACACCCACTCCTCGGTGTCCGACGGAACCGACAGTCCATCGGAACTCGTCCGAGCGGCCAGAGATCGGGGGCTCGACGTCGTCGCGATCACCGATCACGACACCACCGCAGGTTGGGACGAGGCGCTCAGCGCCGCACCGTCCGGTCTGGTTGTCGTTCCGGGTATGGAAATGTCGTGCGTCGGGCGTGGGGAAGACGGCGACCCCGTACCGGTGCACCTGCTTGCGTACCTGTTCGACCCGAACAACGAGGTGTTCGCCGGTGAGCTCGAACGGCTCCGAAGCGAACGAGCTGAGCGGATCCGACTGATGGCCGAGTTGCTCGCCGCGGACCATCCGGCGATCGTGCCCGACGAGATCCTTGCGGCCACGGGCGAATCGGCCGGTCGCCCGCACCTGGCGCGAGCGCTCGTCGACGCAGGGATCGTCGGGAGTGTGCAAGAGGCGTTCGATTCCCACCTGGCGACCGACAGCCCCTACTACGTCGCCAAGATCGACACGCCCCTCGAACTCGCGGTCGAGATGATCGCGGCCGCCGGCGGAGTCAGCGTCGTCGCACATGCTCGTGCTCGCAGCCGGGGGAGGTTGCTCGACCCCACCCAGATCAGGGAGCTTGCCACTCTCGGACTGGACGGCCTCGAAGTCTTTCACGCCGACCACAACGCCGACGACACCCGGTTCATGAGTGACCTAGCGGACGAGTTGGGCCTCATCGCCACCGGATCCTCGGACTACCACGGGAAGAACAAGGTCCTCGAGCTCGGTGAACACACCACCGAGGTGGACCAGTACGACCGAATTCTGGCTGCGGCATCGAGAGTGCCGTGA